The proteins below come from a single Treponema phagedenis genomic window:
- a CDS encoding OmpL47-type beta-barrel domain-containing protein — protein MIKKTLLGTACAVFFFSAWAQAPQTIGTDYQRVATHYSDGKKEFVNSDVFFKLNASDKETGLDFVEFSLDGTKFMRYKNPFQILEEGAFDISYRGLDNSRNLEVPKTLSVVVDNTPPKAEIETTEPVYRKGLTTYCSANTKWYVSASDNLTGAGVAGTYIGTNLQALELRGKGKEAEDAYFSFESEGPAKLYYTALDNVGNLTPIALTSVIVDMTPPVIYLENSDRLINKEAVYTVFPSDSVVDAEGRIIISTSEAIAFGAKDELSGLDAIYIKINDAEYTKYVEPIKFNTEDVYTIEVKAIDNVGNVSEPVTYTFYVDKINPASSVEMIDRSGNKLDTITPDGTIPAEGSAEVTPVESDIETAPAEEAVEVTPEEEETDVVPAEDEVPVLE, from the coding sequence ATGATAAAAAAAACATTGTTGGGAACTGCTTGTGCAGTCTTCTTTTTTTCCGCGTGGGCACAGGCTCCGCAAACTATCGGTACCGATTACCAAAGGGTCGCAACTCATTACTCAGATGGCAAAAAAGAGTTTGTAAACAGTGATGTGTTTTTTAAATTAAACGCATCGGATAAAGAAACAGGACTTGATTTTGTTGAGTTTTCTTTGGACGGTACAAAATTTATGAGATATAAGAATCCCTTCCAAATTCTTGAAGAGGGTGCATTTGATATTTCGTATCGCGGACTTGATAATAGTCGCAACCTCGAGGTTCCGAAAACACTTTCTGTTGTTGTAGACAACACACCGCCTAAGGCCGAGATTGAAACCACCGAACCGGTATATCGTAAAGGACTTACAACTTATTGCTCTGCAAATACAAAATGGTATGTTTCGGCATCGGATAACTTAACCGGAGCAGGTGTTGCGGGTACCTACATCGGTACCAACTTGCAGGCACTTGAATTGCGCGGTAAGGGTAAGGAAGCGGAAGATGCGTATTTTTCATTTGAATCAGAAGGTCCGGCAAAACTTTATTATACAGCGCTTGATAATGTCGGAAACCTTACACCGATAGCATTAACTTCCGTTATTGTTGATATGACTCCCCCCGTGATTTATCTCGAAAATAGTGATCGCCTTATCAATAAAGAAGCCGTGTACACGGTATTCCCAAGCGATTCGGTTGTTGATGCAGAGGGGCGGATTATTATTTCAACAAGTGAAGCAATTGCGTTCGGTGCAAAAGATGAACTGTCAGGACTTGATGCTATTTACATCAAAATTAACGACGCTGAATATACCAAATATGTTGAACCTATTAAGTTTAATACGGAAGATGTATATACTATTGAAGTAAAGGCAATTGATAATGTAGGCAATGTATCAGAGCCTGTTACGTATACATTCTATGTTGACAAGATTAACCCTGCATCTTCGGTTGAAATGATAGATAGATCCGGAAACAAGCTTGACACAATAACTCCCGATGGAACTATTCCTGCGGAAGGTTCTGCGGAAGTTACTCCTGTAGAAAGCGACATTGAAACAGCTCCTGCAGAAGAAGCTGTTGAAGTTACTCCTGAAGAGGAGGAAACTGATGTTGTTCCGGCAGAAGATGAAGTGCCTGTCTTAGAATAA
- a CDS encoding OmpA family protein has translation MKKKPQPVVQEQPIAEPQEAPVEEKEPETDGFTVYFAPDTYVIDSFTAHKLDVIAEQLKAQNITHVKITGHSAKLDTAKAENKLSLQRAVAVAEYFRSIGLFDADSMELEGLGANEPAGSHAEITKRHYNRRVEIK, from the coding sequence GTGAAGAAAAAGCCGCAGCCGGTAGTGCAAGAGCAGCCTATTGCTGAACCGCAAGAGGCTCCGGTAGAAGAAAAAGAGCCGGAAACAGACGGTTTTACAGTTTATTTTGCGCCCGATACATACGTTATTGACAGTTTTACTGCTCATAAGCTGGATGTAATTGCAGAGCAGTTAAAAGCGCAAAATATTACGCATGTGAAAATTACCGGACACAGCGCAAAACTGGACACCGCAAAAGCTGAAAACAAACTCTCGTTACAGCGCGCTGTAGCTGTTGCAGAGTATTTTCGCTCAATTGGTCTCTTCGATGCAGATAGTATGGAGCTGGAAGGTCTTGGTGCAAATGAACCGGCAGGTTCACATGCCGAGATTACTAAGCGCCACTATAATCGTAGAGTAGAAATTAAATGA
- a CDS encoding methyl-accepting chemotaxis protein, which yields MPLQIPGEYGFFWNKLLDTYEEPTEFISMPSGMWTNKKETGGKEYPHYGYATYTLKILLPENYHDISLCLEQPQTSMKVIVNGEEVCEIGKVGKTKETYANATKIKNIPLPNNQSELKIMFQVANFSSLRPCLAYNNLNIEKREVLDLYMYRQAILDALVIGIAFAIGIYHFLLFLFDRKEKAFLALTAFVMLVTIRIFVGGGCVGASAFGLSWAACTRMDYLTFAVGPCLISLYLRAVYPTSMPKLVVMACVGEGLLYGLIVLITPATIFMRFLGFHQAVLALQSLYIIWTVINLLRKKERGAIFIAFGLIVLVITGIVDILRSMSLLYINTMVPVGITLFLFMQSIVLALRANLEKLRTNKTNQKLEVFSEKLKVMFSEIQNAAVALSKDEEILTGSMQNANKSVQKISDSIDLVLKEIKNQETELGESEKNTKELDVFLGNLDEQIIRQSDKSKAAVNNLSNLVENTKNLTKEFRSIDESFNHISSASETGKINLNMMTEAITGITTRSEVLLETSELISQIAEQTNLLAMNAAIEAAHAGDAGKGFAVVAEEIRTLAEKVSAESYSTGKIIKEISIAISDSETASSALSQSFENISEKVHNFQKVLVRISEFIDQNHAQSADMEEAMQMVLSEMDQLQEENSTLVKTRYNVLSSYELLKKATEQVNEEIDLMISSITDLIYALNQTTKAQDDTRKTVILLNNLTQDAVGIE from the coding sequence GTGCCGCTGCAAATTCCCGGAGAATATGGTTTTTTTTGGAACAAACTTCTTGATACGTACGAGGAGCCGACAGAATTTATCTCAATGCCTTCAGGAATGTGGACAAATAAAAAAGAGACGGGAGGAAAGGAGTATCCTCACTACGGCTATGCAACTTATACGTTAAAAATTCTTCTTCCTGAAAATTATCACGATATTTCTCTTTGCCTTGAGCAGCCTCAAACTTCTATGAAAGTTATTGTGAACGGTGAAGAAGTCTGCGAAATCGGAAAGGTAGGGAAAACAAAGGAAACATATGCAAATGCGACTAAAATAAAAAATATTCCCTTACCGAATAATCAAAGTGAACTTAAAATTATGTTTCAGGTTGCTAATTTTTCCAGTCTAAGACCTTGTCTTGCGTATAATAATTTGAATATCGAGAAACGGGAAGTGCTTGACTTGTACATGTATCGTCAAGCAATTTTAGATGCCTTGGTAATCGGAATTGCGTTTGCAATAGGTATTTATCATTTCTTGCTTTTTTTATTTGATAGAAAAGAAAAAGCCTTTTTAGCGCTTACTGCTTTTGTAATGCTTGTTACAATTCGAATTTTTGTGGGTGGCGGCTGTGTCGGAGCAAGCGCGTTCGGCCTTTCTTGGGCAGCTTGTACCAGGATGGACTATTTAACCTTTGCAGTAGGCCCCTGTTTAATCTCTTTATACTTAAGAGCCGTATATCCGACTTCGATGCCTAAGTTAGTAGTAATGGCTTGTGTTGGCGAAGGATTGCTTTACGGACTGATAGTACTTATAACGCCCGCAACTATTTTTATGCGCTTTCTCGGGTTTCACCAAGCCGTGCTTGCATTACAATCGTTATATATTATATGGACTGTTATTAATTTATTGAGAAAAAAAGAAAGAGGAGCCATATTTATTGCATTTGGACTTATAGTACTTGTTATTACCGGTATTGTTGATATTCTGCGATCAATGTCGCTTTTGTATATAAATACAATGGTTCCTGTCGGTATTACGCTCTTTCTTTTTATGCAATCAATAGTGCTTGCGTTACGGGCAAATCTTGAAAAACTCAGAACCAATAAAACAAATCAAAAACTGGAAGTTTTTTCCGAGAAATTGAAGGTTATGTTTTCTGAAATTCAAAATGCTGCAGTTGCTTTATCAAAGGATGAGGAAATCTTAACGGGAAGTATGCAAAATGCAAATAAATCCGTACAAAAAATTTCGGATTCTATTGATCTTGTTCTAAAAGAAATTAAAAATCAGGAAACAGAGCTTGGAGAATCTGAAAAAAATACAAAAGAGCTCGATGTATTTTTAGGAAATTTGGATGAACAAATTATTAGGCAAAGTGATAAATCAAAAGCCGCGGTCAACAATTTATCTAATCTCGTTGAAAACACAAAGAATCTTACAAAAGAATTCCGCAGTATTGACGAAAGTTTTAACCATATCTCATCTGCGAGCGAGACCGGAAAGATTAATCTCAATATGATGACGGAGGCAATAACCGGCATTACAACCCGCTCCGAAGTTTTGCTTGAAACAAGTGAGCTTATCAGTCAAATTGCGGAACAAACAAATTTGCTTGCAATGAATGCAGCCATAGAAGCAGCACATGCGGGCGATGCGGGAAAAGGATTCGCTGTTGTAGCTGAAGAAATACGAACTCTTGCGGAAAAAGTTTCGGCAGAATCGTATTCTACCGGTAAAATTATAAAAGAAATAAGCATTGCGATTTCTGATTCTGAGACAGCTTCTTCCGCTTTATCTCAAAGTTTTGAAAATATAAGTGAAAAGGTGCATAATTTCCAAAAAGTATTAGTGCGTATTTCTGAATTCATTGATCAAAATCATGCGCAAAGTGCGGATATGGAAGAGGCAATGCAAATGGTTTTATCAGAGATGGATCAGTTGCAGGAGGAAAACAGTACCTTGGTAAAAACCAGATACAATGTATTATCCAGCTATGAGCTTTTAAAAAAGGCAACTGAACAGGTAAATGAAGAAATCGATCTTATGATAAGTTCAATTACGGATCTGATTTATGCGTTAAACCAAACAACGAAGGCTCAAGACGATACAAGAAAAACAGTTATACTTTTAAATAATCTTACGCAAGATGCGGTCGGCATTGAATAA
- a CDS encoding IS630 family transposase, with amino-acid sequence MPKPPSKLELNPEELTYLESLVRLRTIQAQTRTRARILLLKSKGLSIKETADKVGYTYRSVALCLKKYKQGGVEHALTDAPGRGNNPEITDEEKSWIINLACQKPTTFGYAAETWTYALLTKHINTTAESAGYLRLATIHKTTVFKILTEADIKPYKIEYYCENRDPDFDRKMHNVLLVYKQLELYFEENKPLQTEEGKNIHVVSYDEKPGIQAIATTSDDLPADETHQCIRRDYEYKRLGTLSLLAGIDLQTGDAIPLVSDSHTSKDYVQFLKILDERYPQEDKIRIILDNLKVHTSKETIRYLSTVPGRFEFVFTPKHGSWLNMIEGFFSKLTRQLLRGMRVKSKTELVNRLYKYFDEINEEPVVFHWKYNLDDLDVSEAVITDALKYELN; translated from the coding sequence ATGCCCAAACCGCCGAGTAAACTTGAACTAAATCCTGAAGAGCTCACGTACCTTGAATCACTTGTTCGTTTACGAACAATCCAAGCACAAACGCGCACGCGTGCACGAATACTTTTGCTTAAAAGCAAGGGGCTGTCCATTAAGGAAACAGCCGACAAGGTAGGCTATACGTATAGAAGCGTTGCGCTCTGCCTTAAGAAATATAAGCAGGGCGGCGTAGAGCATGCTCTCACCGATGCACCCGGACGCGGAAACAATCCGGAAATTACCGATGAAGAGAAATCGTGGATTATAAATCTCGCTTGTCAAAAACCGACTACTTTTGGGTATGCTGCAGAAACATGGACTTACGCACTGTTAACAAAGCATATTAACACCACCGCTGAAAGTGCAGGATACCTACGGCTCGCTACTATCCATAAAACAACGGTATTTAAAATACTAACTGAAGCAGACATTAAACCTTACAAAATAGAATATTACTGTGAAAACAGAGACCCTGACTTTGATAGAAAAATGCACAATGTTTTGCTCGTTTATAAGCAACTTGAACTTTATTTTGAGGAAAATAAGCCATTACAGACAGAAGAAGGGAAGAATATCCATGTTGTTTCGTATGATGAGAAGCCCGGCATACAAGCTATCGCGACGACAAGCGATGATTTACCTGCTGATGAAACCCATCAATGCATTCGCCGTGATTATGAATACAAACGGCTTGGCACGCTCTCACTTTTAGCAGGCATTGATTTACAGACGGGGGATGCCATTCCTCTTGTAAGCGACAGTCACACCAGTAAAGATTATGTGCAATTTCTTAAAATACTTGATGAACGATACCCGCAAGAAGATAAAATTAGAATCATTTTGGATAACTTAAAAGTACATACCTCCAAAGAAACCATTCGATATCTTTCAACGGTACCGGGAAGATTTGAGTTTGTGTTTACGCCAAAGCATGGTTCTTGGTTAAATATGATTGAAGGATTTTTCAGCAAACTAACAAGACAACTGTTGCGGGGCATGAGAGTAAAATCAAAAACAGAGTTAGTTAATCGACTGTATAAATACTTTGACGAGATTAATGAAGAGCCAGTCGTATTCCATTGGAAATACAATCTTGATGATCTCGATGTTTCTGAAGCGGTTATAACCGACGCTCTCAAATATGAACTTAATTAG